Proteins found in one Mucilaginibacter gracilis genomic segment:
- a CDS encoding DUF892 family protein has translation MSGLSDKSSSPKKIKLGSEKLKTFFVNHLNRIYYAKAHLVERLPQLKSEVYFNDLQLAIRETVDDVEKQIARMEVIYELLDAQISKGSIHGLTGLVDDAFEAINEQSGEAELRDMSIIFYLQNIESVEMASFQVLQMAAVKLKNKQIKQLLKENYDEAKADRTLLLLIAAKYITK, from the coding sequence ATGTCAGGACTATCCGATAAATCATCATCTCCAAAAAAAATAAAGTTAGGTTCTGAAAAACTAAAAACTTTTTTTGTTAACCACCTTAACCGTATCTATTATGCCAAGGCACATCTGGTCGAAAGGCTGCCGCAGCTCAAGAGCGAAGTATATTTTAATGACTTGCAGTTAGCTATTAGGGAAACGGTAGATGACGTGGAAAAGCAAATAGCGCGAATGGAAGTAATCTATGAATTGTTGGACGCACAAATATCAAAAGGCAGTATTCACGGCTTGACGGGTTTGGTGGATGATGCTTTTGAAGCTATTAATGAGCAATCAGGAGAGGCAGAACTTAGAGATATGTCAATCATTTTTTACCTTCAAAATATTGAAAGTGTGGAGATGGCCTCGTTTCAGGTACTTCAAATGGCTGCGGTAAAACTTAAAAACAAACAGATAAAGCAGCTTTTAAAGGAAAATTACGATGAAGCTAAAGCTGATAGAACGCTACTCTTATTAATTGCAGCAAAATATATTACAAAATAA
- a CDS encoding response regulator, protein MGKRILVIDDDEDILEILNIVFQENGYETVISNTGEAAEHIRVIQPDIVLLDVRIVGSVKSGPEICREIKSQLETRHLPVMLVSGESDLAVLAKECGADAYIPKPFDIFDLLSHVKKHLS, encoded by the coding sequence ATGGGAAAAAGGATACTCGTAATTGACGACGATGAAGACATCTTGGAAATATTAAATATTGTTTTTCAGGAGAACGGTTATGAGACCGTTATATCCAACACGGGTGAAGCTGCTGAACATATCCGGGTTATACAGCCGGATATTGTTTTGCTTGATGTACGCATAGTCGGCTCTGTAAAAAGTGGGCCAGAAATATGCAGAGAAATTAAATCGCAATTGGAGACCAGGCACCTTCCTGTTATGCTCGTCTCCGGCGAATCAGATTTGGCTGTACTCGCCAAGGAATGCGGTGCTGATGCCTATATACCTAAGCCATTTGATATTTTCGATCTGTTATCCCATGTAAAAAAACACTTATCTTAG
- a CDS encoding siderophore-interacting protein, producing MDNISNELDNSQKRIYTIAQVSDITDVTPHLRRITFKGDQFKDAIGCSSGMHLKIFLPLLGQTKAELPKMINGRPSWENPATKPIVRTYTIRLIDQLKGELSIEFFLHGDEGCASTWASNVKIGDELGIGIKPGKPLPQVDWYLFAGDETAIPAIAAMLESLPESARGMALLEVGSAVDTFEIKTDSSVIIRWFGRNGEPAAESGLLLSAIKDVSFPDPDFGSRLVWIAGEYTPVQAIRAYVTQKMGLNRDELRAVVYWKAGLAEDEFQHISKPHK from the coding sequence ATGGATAACATATCAAATGAACTGGATAATAGCCAAAAGCGCATTTACACCATTGCGCAGGTTTCTGATATAACCGACGTAACACCGCACCTAAGAAGAATTACATTCAAAGGTGATCAATTCAAAGATGCTATAGGATGCTCTTCGGGTATGCATTTAAAGATATTTCTTCCCTTACTCGGACAAACTAAGGCTGAATTGCCGAAGATGATTAACGGAAGACCATCATGGGAAAATCCGGCAACTAAACCTATTGTACGCACCTACACCATCCGTCTTATAGATCAATTAAAAGGCGAACTTAGCATTGAATTCTTTTTGCATGGAGATGAAGGTTGCGCCTCTACCTGGGCGTCAAATGTTAAAATAGGAGATGAACTTGGCATAGGCATAAAACCCGGTAAACCGTTGCCTCAGGTAGACTGGTATTTATTCGCGGGAGACGAAACGGCTATACCGGCTATAGCTGCTATGCTGGAATCATTGCCGGAGTCTGCCAGGGGAATGGCTCTGTTAGAAGTTGGTAGTGCGGTAGATACTTTTGAAATTAAAACCGATTCCAGTGTAATAATAAGATGGTTTGGCAGGAATGGAGAACCGGCTGCGGAATCGGGCTTGCTATTAAGCGCAATAAAGGATGTTAGCTTTCCAGACCCAGATTTTGGATCAAGGCTGGTTTGGATTGCGGGAGAATATACCCCGGTACAGGCAATTCGTGCCTACGTAACCCAAAAAATGGGGCTAAACAGAGACGAATTGCGCGCCGTAGTTTATTGGAAGGCCGGATTGGCCGAAGATGAATTTCAGCACATCAGCAAGCCGCATAAATAA
- a CDS encoding Crp/Fnr family transcriptional regulator, with protein sequence MKTVLACFRPLRALKDEILLGEGDASKRMYFVISGCLRIYFLQADGSEATRYIAFENNFATGLMAFISQQPSLEYIQALENSELLYISHDHFYRLLDTIPGWEKFFRSYLEHAYVTNTNRLMSFITMDATERYQLLMKEHPHITQRLSNKMVANYLGISQEALSRLKGRINKK encoded by the coding sequence ATGAAAACCGTTCTCGCTTGTTTTCGACCGCTCAGGGCTTTAAAAGATGAGATTTTGTTAGGAGAAGGAGATGCGTCAAAAAGAATGTATTTTGTAATCAGCGGTTGTTTGCGTATTTATTTTTTACAGGCCGACGGTTCGGAAGCTACCCGGTATATCGCATTTGAAAATAATTTCGCCACAGGTTTAATGGCTTTTATCAGTCAGCAGCCTTCGTTGGAATATATACAGGCACTTGAAAATTCAGAGTTGCTTTATATCTCGCACGATCATTTCTACCGGTTGCTGGATACCATTCCCGGATGGGAGAAATTTTTCAGGAGTTACCTGGAGCACGCATACGTTACCAATACAAACCGCTTAATGAGTTTCATTACAATGGATGCCACCGAAAGATACCAACTTTTAATGAAAGAGCATCCTCACATCACGCAACGCTTGTCAAATAAAATGGTAGCGAATTACCTGGGTATATCACAAGAGGCTTTAAGCCGGCTTAAAGGCCGTATTAACAAAAAATAA
- a CDS encoding DHA2 family efflux MFS transporter permease subunit: MMSYKKNTKQTVPVSTGLAEKGFRKWIITITMVLACMLEFLDTTIVNVAIPHIQGSMGAILEDVAWVTTGYAIANVIVLPMSGWLGNRFGRKSYFLFSISIFTLASMLCGGSTTLAELVMFRVLQGLAGGGLISTAQAILLETWPPDERGTATAIFGFGAVVGPTIAPALGGYITDNLSWPWVFYINLPLGMIAAALTYYYVKVTPRSGQDKPVDWWGILLLSITVGSLQTVLEKGEDKDWFSTNYIIILTVTAILGLVIFIWHERDTDYPVVNMHLFRYRSFSAGMITSFVFGIGLYGSVFIFPQFCENLLGFSAQQTGLLLLPGQVFTIILMPTIGKLLKKGLPPQLFVIAGFCCFFVFPTLMSKTTLLSGLADLTFPLYFRGIGIGLLFVPLITLAIKDLKGPEIGQGAGLYNMMRQLGGSFGIAGLATSIHIGQATHRNFLLENINSYNNAFLSRMQFYISGFINKGYSSLQARNMALKVVDNTVNKQASLMAFADSYRWLGVVMLCCIPLIFLQGLKKKQVDIPTDLH; this comes from the coding sequence ATGATGTCATACAAAAAGAACACAAAACAAACTGTTCCTGTATCAACCGGTTTGGCGGAAAAGGGATTTAGAAAATGGATCATTACTATCACGATGGTATTGGCATGTATGCTTGAGTTTTTAGATACTACCATTGTCAATGTAGCAATTCCACATATCCAGGGCAGCATGGGGGCTATATTGGAAGATGTGGCCTGGGTTACTACCGGCTATGCAATAGCCAATGTAATTGTACTACCCATGTCGGGCTGGTTGGGAAACAGGTTCGGTCGTAAAAGCTATTTTTTATTTTCTATAAGCATTTTTACGCTGGCATCCATGCTTTGCGGTGGTTCAACAACATTGGCAGAACTGGTCATGTTCCGGGTTTTGCAGGGCCTTGCAGGCGGCGGACTCATCTCTACCGCTCAAGCTATATTGCTGGAAACCTGGCCTCCTGATGAGCGGGGTACGGCTACAGCCATTTTTGGTTTTGGTGCTGTCGTGGGGCCAACAATTGCACCGGCTTTGGGCGGTTATATTACCGATAATTTGTCTTGGCCCTGGGTGTTTTACATCAATCTTCCTTTAGGTATGATCGCTGCCGCACTTACCTATTACTATGTTAAAGTAACACCCAGATCCGGGCAAGATAAACCTGTAGACTGGTGGGGCATTCTTTTGCTCAGTATTACAGTGGGCAGCTTGCAAACTGTGTTAGAAAAAGGTGAAGACAAAGACTGGTTTTCCACTAATTACATTATTATACTAACAGTAACAGCAATACTTGGCCTGGTGATTTTTATATGGCATGAACGGGATACAGATTATCCCGTTGTTAATATGCACCTGTTCCGTTACAGAAGTTTCTCGGCAGGCATGATCACTTCCTTTGTATTTGGTATCGGACTTTATGGTTCTGTTTTTATCTTTCCGCAGTTCTGTGAGAACCTGTTAGGCTTTTCTGCACAGCAAACAGGCTTGTTACTACTCCCTGGCCAGGTATTTACTATTATCCTCATGCCCACTATCGGGAAACTATTAAAAAAAGGCTTGCCACCGCAATTATTTGTTATTGCCGGGTTCTGCTGTTTTTTTGTTTTTCCAACCTTAATGAGCAAAACCACACTTTTATCGGGCTTGGCTGATCTTACGTTTCCATTATACTTTCGGGGCATTGGTATCGGCTTGTTGTTTGTTCCGCTGATCACACTTGCCATTAAAGACCTGAAAGGCCCGGAAATTGGGCAGGGGGCCGGGTTGTACAATATGATGCGCCAGTTGGGCGGCTCATTCGGTATAGCAGGGCTGGCTACATCCATCCATATCGGGCAAGCCACCCATCGAAATTTTCTGCTTGAAAATATCAATAGCTATAATAATGCCTTTTTATCCCGGATGCAGTTTTATATATCCGGTTTTATAAATAAAGGGTATTCATCCTTACAAGCCCGCAATATGGCGCTCAAAGTAGTAGATAACACGGTTAATAAACAGGCCTCGTTAATGGCTTTTGCCGATTCTTACCGATGGCTGGGTGTCGTGATGCTTTGTTGTATCCCTTTGATCTTTCTACAGGGTTTGAAAAAGAAACAAGTGGATATTCCAACTGACTTACACTGA
- a CDS encoding TonB-dependent receptor translates to MKKFLLFICLQFIISGLSAQQRNLSGKIIDSATQVPINGVTVIIKPNNRTDITDETGRFFFKNIAGNTKVLTVSAVGYQKKTYQLDDFKNGQTISLAQRQTQLSDVVITADNRNPYKAISETDIKLRGVSNSQEVLRIVPGLFIGQHQGGGKAEQIFLRGFDNDHGTDINMSVDGMPINMVSQAHGQGYADSHFIIPETIESTTYQKGMYNAEKGDLAVTGFVNFNTANAISSNMVKVEAGQFNTYRLMGMVNLLGEKAKANNQSWYAATEYRYSDSYFDNPQHFKRFNFFTKYHGKLNNNNWLTLSASTLYSTWKASGQIPESAVNDGTVGFYGAIDPNEGGITSRTNFNAQLLTTLPNHDIIKNQLYYSRYKFDLHTNFTFFLVDAINGDEIRQREARNLYGYNGSYQHEGYIGNTKVNTEAGISARLDMTTNSELSNTVNNFTVIKPFKLGDITELGAGAFINETFRFSPKFSLNAGLRFDQFYYKYNNKLASDSTLNGAGVYSANNNIISPKLNFYYQATDKTQFYLFLGKGFHSNDTRVVVAEKGLQTLPAAYGADLGTVFRPAKNLLFNAALWYSYLQKEYVYAGDGGTVDFSGRTQRLGFDLSGRYQPVTSLYFDADVNYAHGRSLDDLKGENYIPLAPVWSSTGGITYIFKDGFNGSLRYRWLGDRAANEDYSLKAEGYFINDLVLNYTKRKYEFGLTVNNLLNVKWKETQFETITRLKGQSAVDGIAFTPGTKFAALLHISYFFK, encoded by the coding sequence ATGAAGAAATTTTTACTTTTTATCTGCTTACAGTTTATCATTAGCGGTCTGTCGGCACAGCAGCGCAACCTATCCGGCAAAATTATCGATAGTGCAACCCAAGTGCCGATCAATGGTGTTACGGTTATAATAAAACCTAACAATAGGACGGACATCACGGACGAAACGGGACGATTTTTTTTCAAAAATATAGCGGGAAATACAAAAGTACTGACGGTATCCGCAGTGGGCTATCAAAAGAAAACCTATCAGCTCGACGATTTTAAAAATGGACAAACCATTAGCCTTGCGCAACGGCAAACGCAATTATCAGATGTGGTGATCACCGCAGATAACCGAAACCCCTACAAAGCCATCAGCGAAACGGACATCAAACTGCGCGGCGTTTCCAATTCTCAGGAAGTACTCCGCATTGTACCCGGATTGTTTATCGGGCAGCACCAGGGCGGCGGTAAAGCCGAACAAATCTTTTTGCGGGGCTTTGATAATGACCACGGAACGGATATCAATATGAGCGTAGACGGGATGCCGATCAACATGGTTTCACAGGCGCATGGCCAGGGTTATGCGGACAGCCACTTTATCATTCCGGAAACCATCGAGAGCACCACTTATCAAAAAGGCATGTACAATGCAGAGAAAGGTGATCTGGCAGTAACCGGCTTTGTGAATTTTAATACGGCCAATGCGATCAGTTCCAATATGGTCAAGGTTGAAGCAGGGCAATTCAATACCTATCGCCTGATGGGTATGGTTAACCTCTTAGGTGAGAAGGCCAAAGCCAATAACCAGTCCTGGTATGCGGCTACTGAATATCGTTACAGCGATAGCTATTTTGACAATCCGCAGCACTTTAAACGATTCAATTTTTTCACCAAATATCATGGCAAACTGAATAATAATAACTGGTTGACGCTTTCTGCATCAACCTTATACAGTACCTGGAAAGCATCTGGACAAATTCCTGAAAGTGCTGTGAATGACGGAACCGTCGGATTTTACGGTGCCATTGATCCGAACGAAGGCGGCATTACATCCCGTACTAACTTCAATGCACAATTGCTGACCACATTACCCAATCATGATATTATCAAAAATCAGCTTTATTATTCCCGTTATAAATTTGACCTGCATACAAATTTTACTTTTTTCCTGGTAGATGCTATCAATGGTGATGAGATCAGGCAGCGGGAAGCCCGTAACCTTTATGGCTACAATGGCAGTTACCAGCATGAAGGGTATATCGGCAATACAAAGGTCAATACCGAAGCGGGTATCAGTGCCCGTTTGGATATGACGACAAATTCAGAATTGTCGAATACGGTCAATAATTTCACAGTGATCAAGCCTTTCAAGTTAGGCGATATTACGGAATTGGGGGCAGGTGCTTTTATTAACGAAACATTCCGATTCAGTCCAAAATTCAGCTTGAATGCTGGTTTAAGATTTGACCAGTTCTATTATAAATACAATAACAAATTAGCCAGCGACAGCACGTTAAATGGTGCCGGTGTCTACTCAGCCAATAATAATATAATTAGCCCGAAATTGAACTTTTATTACCAGGCAACGGATAAAACGCAGTTCTATTTATTCCTGGGAAAAGGTTTCCATTCCAACGATACCCGCGTAGTGGTTGCTGAAAAAGGTTTGCAAACCCTGCCCGCTGCTTACGGCGCTGACCTGGGAACAGTTTTTAGACCTGCGAAAAACTTATTATTCAATGCCGCTTTATGGTACAGTTACTTGCAGAAGGAATATGTTTATGCAGGTGACGGCGGTACCGTTGATTTTAGTGGCCGTACGCAACGCCTTGGTTTTGACCTCTCTGGACGTTATCAACCTGTTACCTCCCTGTACTTTGATGCGGATGTTAACTATGCGCATGGCCGTTCTTTGGATGATCTTAAAGGTGAAAACTATATTCCATTAGCACCGGTATGGAGTAGCACAGGCGGCATCACTTATATTTTTAAAGATGGATTCAACGGAAGTCTTCGTTACCGCTGGTTGGGCGACCGGGCAGCCAATGAAGACTATTCGTTAAAAGCCGAAGGATACTTTATCAATGACTTGGTATTGAACTACACGAAGCGTAAATATGAGTTCGGCTTAACCGTCAATAACCTTTTAAATGTGAAGTGGAAAGAAACACAATTTGAGACGATTACCCGTTTGAAAGGGCAGTCCGCTGTTGATGGAATTGCTTTCACGCCAGGAACCAAATTCGCTGCATTATTGCATATCAGCTATTTTTTTAAATAG
- a CDS encoding PepSY-associated TM helix domain-containing protein has protein sequence MLLTGVIVYRKHFWQALRFKAGLNFKNRRTAVSSLHRILGVWSLGFTAVLFFTGFWMLKEYFTPEQWELPKYQAAYTVSANVDSMIMSAKKIVPGFKPIAVNIPTTKGADVLLRGLMPTTGFFLLQGKASGISFNAETGGFKKISDIDKQGFDQRFETEVYNLHIGSYGGDVIRWCYVVLGLLPGILSVSGAILWFRRKY, from the coding sequence CTGCTTTTAACAGGGGTCATTGTTTATCGTAAACACTTTTGGCAGGCCCTGCGATTTAAAGCCGGGTTGAATTTTAAGAACAGGCGTACGGCTGTTTCGTCACTGCACCGCATACTGGGTGTATGGTCTTTAGGTTTTACCGCTGTCTTGTTTTTTACCGGGTTCTGGATGCTGAAGGAGTATTTCACACCGGAGCAATGGGAGTTACCCAAATATCAGGCGGCCTATACCGTGTCGGCCAATGTCGATTCGATGATCATGAGCGCCAAAAAGATCGTGCCCGGATTTAAACCGATTGCGGTGAATATTCCAACTACTAAGGGAGCGGATGTATTATTAAGGGGATTAATGCCGACAACCGGCTTCTTCCTGCTGCAGGGCAAGGCCAGCGGCATATCTTTTAATGCTGAAACAGGAGGATTTAAAAAGATCTCTGATATCGATAAGCAGGGGTTTGATCAGCGGTTCGAAACAGAAGTTTACAATCTGCATATAGGATCTTATGGCGGCGACGTTATCCGTTGGTGCTATGTGGTTTTAGGTTTATTGCCCGGAATTTTATCGGTCTCAGGCGCTATCTTATGGTTCAGACGGAAATATTGA
- a CDS encoding PepSY-associated TM helix domain-containing protein: MAWKKKLTKIAFKLHGWMGLFAGLFFLLYGITGSMLMFRHQLDRYFNPELHQLKPTAHPIPADQLYRMVLRAHPNLRKLVLHDFPADQQDCYEFMLYKRQQKLTDNYLYYVFVNPYTGQIIREGSYGDVAPSFFRWLYTLHYSLQLGIPGMLLTAIMGIVMLLSLLTAGLLHSNLLVDLVSLYHWRRAFVLVPYFYSHLF; the protein is encoded by the coding sequence ATGGCCTGGAAAAAGAAGTTAACTAAGATTGCATTTAAGCTGCATGGCTGGATGGGCCTCTTTGCGGGTCTGTTCTTTTTGCTTTATGGTATCACCGGTTCCATGCTGATGTTCAGGCATCAGCTGGATCGCTACTTTAACCCGGAACTGCATCAGCTTAAGCCGACAGCACATCCAATCCCAGCTGACCAGCTTTACCGGATGGTATTGCGTGCACATCCTAACTTGAGGAAACTGGTATTACATGATTTTCCGGCAGATCAACAGGATTGCTACGAATTCATGTTGTATAAGCGGCAGCAAAAGCTGACAGACAATTATCTGTACTATGTATTTGTAAACCCTTATACGGGACAGATCATCAGGGAAGGTAGTTATGGTGATGTAGCGCCTTCCTTCTTCAGGTGGTTATATACGCTGCATTACAGTTTGCAGTTAGGCATACCCGGTATGCTATTGACTGCGATCATGGGCATCGTCATGTTGCTCTCCCTTTTAACAGCAGGGCTGTTGCATTCTAATTTATTAGTTGATTTAGTTTCGTTATATCATTGGCGACGAGCCTTTGTGCTTGTGCCATATTTTTATAGTCATTTGTTCTGA
- a CDS encoding TonB-dependent siderophore receptor: MNKFLIITGAVLLSGSLYAQQKKLANQDTPSVKKDTTTHNLKEVTVTSKYYKKYKTDKASGTLKVNTPILKLSQNIQEIDQSVIADQQAITINESITRNVSGAVRNNNADLYTPYVYMRGAQITPLRNGMDISMIYAGPSAEDAAIIGRVEFIKGPSSFINGLFDPAGSFNVLTKQPMGTHSNQINLTAGSFNLYRLSADLDGNLDESGKWQYRLNAVGQKDKSFQKYNFNDKVAVDPVLKYNINKHSSISAEYIFQTQRFQQYFATVFAPDGFASLPRDFSINDPNKKPYQSTENNGFLSYYNEFNSHWRFTVKAAYAKDHLEGTYFFVSRYNAQQPNLIMRRASYERLNTDVLAIQPYISGEFNTGAISHHFLGGIDVNRKHFLSYSGSNDPTANQTLYPLDAYNPVYGISFDANARTGNLSDIATDQQSISYQAAYAQDEIGLLDNKLRLTLAARLTFSNTGVQKNPVTTGLGSTDNTAFTPKVGLSYSLMPDFSVYGLFDQTFTPQSGVSTTTGEAFKPLLGKNLEAGLKKDWAGGKWNTTVSVYRIVRDNVKVTDPSTNIQSQLGQTLSKGIEFDLKGEIVKGLNAVVNYAYTDSYISKDANPLRVGLATPFRVKHIQNTWLNYQLPGAALKGFSVSSGYQLQVGRAGRYELQKLQLAPVFRVDGGLGWTNGRYSVNAIVNNILNRYNYGSAWITPSSGTVGTYAYVPYPPRELRLNLGFNF, from the coding sequence ATGAATAAATTTTTAATTATAACAGGTGCAGTATTGCTATCCGGCAGCTTGTATGCACAGCAAAAAAAACTGGCTAATCAAGATACGCCATCTGTTAAAAAAGATACGACCACGCACAACCTGAAAGAGGTAACGGTTACCTCTAAATATTACAAAAAATACAAAACCGATAAAGCCTCCGGTACATTAAAGGTAAATACCCCAATTTTAAAGCTTTCTCAAAACATCCAGGAAATTGATCAAAGTGTCATTGCCGACCAGCAAGCAATTACCATCAATGAAAGTATCACCCGTAATGTGAGCGGTGCCGTGCGTAACAATAATGCTGACCTGTATACGCCTTATGTTTACATGCGCGGCGCCCAGATCACGCCTTTACGCAATGGGATGGATATTTCTATGATCTATGCAGGGCCAAGCGCCGAGGATGCCGCCATTATCGGGCGGGTGGAATTTATTAAAGGTCCGTCCAGTTTTATCAACGGCTTGTTTGATCCCGCCGGTTCATTTAACGTATTGACCAAACAACCGATGGGTACGCATTCCAATCAAATCAACCTTACTGCCGGCAGCTTCAATCTATACCGGCTCAGTGCAGATCTGGACGGTAACTTAGACGAGTCGGGTAAATGGCAATACCGGTTGAATGCGGTTGGGCAAAAAGATAAATCATTCCAGAAATATAACTTTAATGATAAGGTAGCGGTGGACCCGGTATTGAAATACAATATTAATAAGCACTCATCCATTTCGGCAGAGTACATCTTCCAGACCCAGCGTTTCCAGCAGTACTTCGCCACGGTGTTTGCGCCTGATGGGTTTGCTTCTCTTCCACGCGATTTTAGCATTAATGACCCTAACAAGAAGCCTTATCAGTCAACAGAAAATAATGGTTTCCTAAGTTATTATAATGAGTTTAACAGCCATTGGCGGTTTACGGTAAAGGCGGCCTACGCCAAAGACCATTTGGAGGGCACTTATTTCTTTGTTTCGAGGTACAATGCCCAGCAGCCTAACCTCATTATGCGCCGGGCCAGTTACGAGCGGTTAAATACCGACGTGTTAGCCATCCAACCTTACATCAGTGGCGAGTTTAACACCGGAGCAATCAGTCATCATTTCCTGGGCGGAATTGATGTGAACCGCAAGCATTTTCTTTCCTACTCAGGATCTAATGACCCCACGGCCAATCAAACCCTGTATCCGCTGGATGCTTATAACCCGGTATACGGGATCAGCTTTGATGCTAATGCGCGTACGGGCAACCTGTCTGATATTGCTACCGATCAGCAGTCTATTAGCTACCAGGCGGCTTACGCACAGGACGAGATCGGTTTATTAGATAATAAATTACGCCTGACACTTGCGGCAAGGTTGACTTTTTCCAATACCGGGGTGCAGAAGAACCCGGTAACAACAGGTTTGGGCAGCACCGATAACACCGCTTTCACACCTAAAGTTGGCCTGAGTTATTCCCTGATGCCTGATTTTTCGGTATATGGATTATTTGACCAGACCTTTACACCACAAAGCGGCGTAAGCACCACTACCGGAGAGGCTTTTAAACCTTTGCTGGGAAAAAACCTGGAAGCAGGCTTAAAGAAAGACTGGGCAGGTGGCAAATGGAATACCACGGTATCGGTTTATCGCATCGTACGTGATAATGTTAAAGTAACAGATCCGTCTACCAATATTCAATCGCAGCTGGGCCAAACGCTGTCTAAAGGTATTGAGTTCGACTTGAAAGGTGAGATCGTAAAAGGCCTCAACGCGGTGGTTAACTACGCCTACACAGACAGCTATATTTCCAAAGATGCCAACCCGCTGCGCGTAGGGCTGGCAACCCCGTTCCGGGTGAAGCATATCCAAAATACCTGGCTTAACTATCAACTACCGGGTGCAGCGTTAAAAGGTTTTTCTGTTTCCAGCGGTTATCAGTTACAGGTAGGCCGAGCCGGAAGGTATGAATTGCAGAAATTGCAGCTTGCACCAGTTTTCAGGGTGGATGGAGGTCTTGGCTGGACGAACGGTCGCTATTCGGTTAATGCAATCGTGAATAATATACTGAACCGCTACAATTATGGCAGTGCCTGGATCACACCCTCATCCGGCACAGTCGGCACTTATGCCTATGTTCCGTATCCGCCGCGTGAGCTGAGGCTGAACTTAGGCTTTAACTTTTAA
- a CDS encoding DUF3347 domain-containing protein has translation MKTLKITALFLAMTVTSILTVKARSPQAKSLNTVITNYMALKDALVGGDGTVAEAKAKTLLASIGELPKAGLSTDEAALLPKLEFDSRHISEVNKIAHQREHFASLSNNLYNLVKRLKVNNTVLYRQYCTMTKAYYLSETDKGKDPYMGMSNCSKVTETLPAAKK, from the coding sequence ATGAAAACGTTAAAAATTACAGCACTTTTTTTGGCAATGACCGTAACGTCCATCTTAACTGTTAAAGCGCGAAGCCCCCAGGCTAAATCGTTGAATACGGTGATCACCAACTATATGGCCTTGAAAGACGCCCTGGTCGGCGGCGATGGCACAGTTGCTGAAGCTAAAGCGAAAACTTTACTTGCTTCCATTGGCGAACTTCCTAAAGCAGGTTTAAGTACTGATGAAGCCGCCTTGTTGCCTAAACTGGAATTTGACAGCAGGCATATCAGCGAAGTAAACAAAATCGCTCATCAGCGTGAGCATTTCGCCAGCCTTTCTAACAACCTGTATAACCTGGTAAAAAGACTGAAAGTAAACAACACAGTACTTTACCGCCAGTATTGCACCATGACCAAAGCGTACTACTTGAGCGAAACCGATAAAGGCAAAGACCCTTACATGGGAATGAGCAATTGCAGCAAGGTAACTGAAACATTACCAGCAGCAAAAAAATAA